A genomic segment from Neobacillus sp. YX16 encodes:
- a CDS encoding Bax inhibitor-1/YccA family protein: protein MPSVIRTFALSLAIAFVGTMAGTFVPPALFLPLAILEFVLLMIAFFFRRKKAISYTFLYIFTFISGITLYPIVSYYAMTAGANVVLMAFGSTTVVFTGVAIYATVSKRNFSFLGGFLLAALLALVAVSIFNIFMPLSSTGMLAFSFIGVLVFSGYVLYDFNRMKHYGVSAEEVPLMALNLYLDFINLFVSILRIFGILSSKD, encoded by the coding sequence ATGCCATCAGTCATTAGGACATTTGCTCTTTCACTTGCCATCGCCTTTGTTGGAACCATGGCAGGTACCTTTGTACCGCCGGCATTATTTTTACCATTAGCTATCCTTGAATTTGTTTTATTGATGATTGCCTTTTTCTTTAGACGTAAAAAAGCCATTTCTTATACATTCCTTTATATCTTTACATTTATTTCAGGAATTACCTTATATCCGATTGTTTCTTATTATGCCATGACCGCTGGAGCAAATGTGGTCTTGATGGCTTTCGGAAGTACCACTGTCGTGTTTACTGGCGTAGCGATTTATGCAACAGTATCCAAACGAAATTTCTCCTTTTTAGGCGGATTCTTGTTAGCAGCCTTACTTGCTTTAGTTGCTGTTTCTATTTTTAATATTTTCATGCCGCTTAGCTCTACAGGTATGCTTGCATTCTCTTTCATTGGAGTATTGGTCTTTAGTGGTTATGTATTGTATGATTTCAACCGTATGAAGCATTATGGGGTAAGTGCTGAAGAAGTTCCATTGATGGCATTAAACCTATACTTAGATTTTATCAATCTATTCGTAAGTATCTTACGTATCTTCGGAATTCTTTCAAGTAAAGATTAA